Proteins from a single region of Bartonella sp. M0283:
- a CDS encoding arylesterase, which yields MLRSFICAFIGLSFGCIASLPLFAEESGQIQEPARENSETTVLDDDLTPPRPFQIVGFGDSLMAGYRLPVDKSFTAALEAALQAKNYNVSVINAGVSGDTTTGGRERLDWSVPEQTGLVILELGANDMLRGIDPKVTEDNLDFMLSRLKERKMPVIFVGMKSAPNYGKEKAQQFESIYQRLAGKYHVAFYPFFLDGVAGHPDLQLDDGKHPNEKGVAVIVEKMLPMIEKTLNELGVHHQ from the coding sequence ATGTTGCGATCATTCATTTGCGCATTTATCGGCCTTTCTTTTGGCTGCATTGCGAGTTTACCTCTATTTGCGGAAGAATCCGGGCAAATACAGGAACCGGCACGAGAGAATAGTGAAACAACAGTTCTTGACGATGATTTGACGCCGCCACGTCCGTTCCAGATTGTCGGCTTTGGCGATAGTCTCATGGCCGGCTATAGACTCCCCGTCGACAAATCTTTTACCGCCGCCCTTGAAGCCGCCTTGCAAGCAAAAAATTATAATGTTTCGGTTATCAATGCGGGAGTTTCCGGCGATACAACGACAGGCGGGCGTGAACGCCTTGACTGGTCGGTACCCGAACAAACGGGGCTTGTCATTCTGGAACTTGGCGCCAATGACATGTTGCGCGGCATCGACCCGAAAGTTACGGAAGATAATCTCGATTTCATGTTGTCACGATTGAAAGAGCGTAAAATGCCGGTCATATTTGTCGGTATGAAAAGCGCTCCCAACTATGGCAAGGAAAAAGCGCAGCAATTCGAGTCGATCTATCAACGTCTTGCCGGCAAATATCATGTAGCGTTCTATCCTTTCTTTCTGGACGGCGTAGCAGGGCATCCGGATCTTCAGTTGGACGATGGCAAACATCCCAATGAAAAAGGCGTTGCTGTCATTGTCGAAAAAATGTTGCCGATGATTGAA
- a CDS encoding DUF2794 domain-containing protein: MSDDEAIIIEAFSQNTTRKHSGPVAFNRIELNAILRVYGQMVAAGEWRDYAIDHLDDRAVFSIFRRTAEVPLYRVEKNPKLANRQGAYSVIAASGLILKRGKELRNVLKVFDKKLFKIV, from the coding sequence ATGAGCGACGATGAAGCAATAATAATCGAAGCTTTTTCACAGAATACTACCAGAAAACATTCAGGACCTGTTGCTTTCAACCGAATTGAACTGAATGCGATATTGCGTGTTTATGGACAGATGGTTGCTGCCGGTGAATGGCGCGATTATGCGATTGACCATCTTGATGATAGAGCGGTTTTTTCCATATTTCGCCGTACTGCCGAGGTACCGCTTTATCGTGTCGAGAAAAACCCGAAATTGGCAAACCGCCAAGGCGCTTACAGCGTCATTGCAGCAAGCGGGTTGATTTTGAAACGTGGCAAAGAACTTCGCAATGTTCTGAAAGTGTTTGACAAAAAACTTTTCAAAATTGTTTGA
- a CDS encoding endonuclease/exonuclease/phosphatase family protein, with protein sequence MMDILKNKKFHWPSQLNQKALQTRLLQAVRNRHGHRPKDADRDTYDMVVGSYNIHKCVGVDNVFDPERIVRVVAELNADIMAFQEADKRFGERIGLLDPELLKSETGLERVPINTMSPRGLGWHGNALFMRNGKVKDIVQLKLPGVEPRGALIVELDMPLGLIRIVAAHFGLLHHSRIQQAKLILSILEKREIMPTIMIGDLNEWRLGRTSSLKSLAPFFDLRLGTLPSFPSRFPVLALDRVFAYPHELVSNIEIHNSPLARLASDHLPIKAEIDLEGATKLLKERTTQTTR encoded by the coding sequence ATGATGGATATCCTTAAAAATAAAAAATTCCATTGGCCAAGCCAATTAAATCAAAAAGCGCTCCAGACCAGATTGTTACAGGCTGTCCGCAACCGTCATGGACATCGTCCGAAAGATGCCGATCGCGACACTTATGATATGGTTGTAGGATCCTACAATATTCATAAATGTGTCGGCGTTGACAATGTGTTCGATCCGGAGCGGATTGTCCGTGTCGTTGCCGAGCTCAATGCTGATATTATGGCTTTTCAAGAGGCTGACAAACGTTTCGGCGAAAGAATAGGCTTGCTTGATCCGGAACTTTTAAAGTCGGAAACCGGATTGGAACGTGTGCCGATCAATACCATGTCTCCGCGTGGACTTGGCTGGCACGGCAATGCGCTTTTCATGCGCAATGGTAAGGTAAAAGATATTGTCCAACTGAAACTGCCCGGCGTTGAACCGCGTGGTGCACTGATTGTCGAACTTGACATGCCTCTCGGGCTTATCCGTATTGTTGCTGCGCATTTCGGACTGTTGCACCATTCAAGGATTCAACAGGCAAAACTCATTTTGTCTATTCTGGAAAAACGCGAAATCATGCCGACAATTATGATTGGCGATTTAAATGAATGGCGACTTGGCAGGACATCTTCTCTTAAAAGCCTTGCTCCGTTCTTTGATTTACGGCTCGGCACATTGCCAAGCTTTCCCTCCCGTTTTCCGGTTCTGGCGCTAGACCGTGTTTTTGCTTATCCGCACGAGCTTGTTTCCAACATAGAAATCCATAATTCACCATTGGCAAGGCTTGCTTCCGACCATTTGCCTATCAAGGCGGAAATCGACCTTGAAGGGGCAACAAAACTCCTCAAAGAGCGGACAACACAGACCACGAGATAG
- a CDS encoding ABC transporter ATP-binding protein, which yields MASSLVKLKNIDLTLGEGSSRVHVLKELSLTINQGETVGIVGPSGSGKSTLLMVLAGLEKIDSGEITIADTRIDKMNEDEAAIFRGQNIGIVFQSFQLIPNMTAWENAAVPLELAGNKEAFVIAKKELESVGLGGRLHHYPATLSGGEQQRVAIARALAPNPRILVADEPTGNLDADTGKTIADIIFKRAKEHGLTTVLVTHDLGLAARCQRQIHVKNGRIENESVMPA from the coding sequence GTGGCAAGTTCACTCGTTAAACTGAAAAATATCGATCTTACTCTGGGTGAGGGAAGCTCGCGCGTTCACGTTTTAAAGGAATTGTCACTTACGATAAATCAAGGTGAAACCGTGGGCATAGTCGGCCCCTCCGGCTCCGGCAAATCGACATTGCTTATGGTACTTGCCGGACTTGAAAAAATTGATAGCGGTGAAATAACCATTGCGGATACGCGCATCGACAAGATGAACGAGGATGAAGCAGCGATTTTTCGCGGGCAGAATATCGGCATTGTTTTCCAATCCTTCCAACTTATCCCCAACATGACGGCTTGGGAAAATGCAGCCGTTCCGCTCGAACTTGCGGGAAACAAGGAAGCTTTCGTTATTGCAAAAAAAGAACTCGAAAGCGTCGGGCTTGGTGGACGGCTTCATCATTATCCGGCAACATTATCAGGTGGCGAACAACAGCGCGTTGCAATTGCCCGCGCACTCGCCCCCAATCCCCGTATATTGGTTGCCGACGAACCGACAGGTAATCTTGATGCCGACACCGGTAAAACAATTGCAGACATCATATTCAAACGCGCAAAAGAACATGGATTGACGACCGTGCTTGTTACCCACGATCTCGGCCTTGCCGCACGCTGTCAACGCCAAATCCATGTAAAAAACGGCCGTATCGAAAATGAAAGCGTGATGCCGGCATGA
- a CDS encoding ABC transporter permease, with translation MKRFQELFLAWRFCLREMRSGLKGFYIFLCLIALGVAAIGGVDGVSKNISNEIKNQGQVILAADIRFSHTQREANEKELSFFKAQGKVSESILMRSMARRIDTNDGTLVEIKAVDSFYPLYGKLKTAPQATNDELFGKDERRSGGFGVAIQKLLLDRLQLHIGDKIRIGDQDFTIRALVEDEPDLLSEGFQLGPRVFMSIDALRETGLIVPGSLHNFVYRIKLDNPSDSSLENLRNNHEKDYSENGWAIRSHVDAAPVLQKNIERFTSFLTLIGLTALVVGGVGIANSVSCYMDKKCKVIAIFKALGARSRFIEEIYFSQIVLIALIGIMIGLVFAAIIPFVASFVISHYLPFFGHAHFSPSSLILAVIFALLTVAAFAILPLSRARFISVTTLLRPFDISTVKKSDKSAQLISAILLLVTAILAIATASDKKLAFIFIIAVIIVFLVLRAVSSTIIFVARKCAHVHSTVLRVAIANIYRPQSITPSVVLALGLGLTLLVTLSTIDSNLRSELSGSVPEKAPDFFFMDILKSDADDFSNFLHHQDPSGSFKIMPTLRARITKINGEPVKNRKVKEESEWVLRGDRNITYSAAMPENTVLSEGKWWKNDTSDAIEVSVSKREANGLFLKLDDTITVNVSGREITARITSFRDVDWDSFNMNFVMIFSPQALQAAPHVYLATFKAGKNHSVDEAALMRDIAKRFPSITVVPVHQVLNDARKIVDEIGTAIRASSAIAILAAILVLVGTLSSTNRSRIHDAVVLKTLGATRKMLLKAYLAEYIILGLATAIFAFVAGTIAGTMIGRYKMEITNTHFFFSSGVMVVLAALILTIGFGLIGTWHILSEKPSRFLKEL, from the coding sequence ATGAAAAGATTTCAAGAACTTTTTCTGGCATGGCGTTTCTGTTTGAGAGAAATGCGTAGCGGCCTTAAAGGATTTTATATTTTCCTTTGCCTGATTGCATTGGGGGTTGCCGCCATTGGCGGGGTGGATGGCGTTTCAAAAAATATCAGCAATGAAATTAAAAATCAGGGGCAGGTTATTCTCGCCGCAGATATTCGTTTCAGCCATACACAGCGCGAAGCAAATGAAAAAGAATTGTCATTTTTCAAAGCCCAGGGAAAAGTTTCCGAAAGTATTCTTATGCGCTCAATGGCACGACGTATCGATACCAATGACGGCACATTGGTCGAAATTAAGGCTGTCGACAGCTTCTATCCGCTTTATGGAAAATTGAAAACCGCTCCTCAAGCCACAAACGACGAATTGTTCGGAAAAGATGAGAGACGTTCTGGTGGTTTTGGTGTTGCTATCCAGAAACTTTTGCTTGACCGGCTTCAACTTCACATTGGTGACAAAATTAGAATTGGCGATCAAGACTTCACAATTCGCGCACTCGTCGAGGATGAACCCGACCTCTTGTCGGAAGGCTTTCAGCTTGGGCCGCGGGTTTTTATGTCGATTGATGCTTTACGCGAAACGGGCCTTATCGTTCCCGGAAGTTTGCACAATTTTGTCTATCGAATAAAACTCGACAATCCGTCGGACAGCAGCTTAGAAAACCTTCGGAATAACCATGAAAAAGACTATTCGGAAAATGGTTGGGCTATCCGCTCCCACGTCGATGCTGCTCCTGTTTTGCAAAAAAACATTGAGCGTTTTACCAGTTTTCTTACGCTTATCGGGCTTACAGCGCTTGTTGTCGGAGGGGTTGGCATTGCCAATTCTGTGAGTTGCTATATGGACAAAAAATGCAAGGTAATAGCCATATTCAAAGCCCTTGGTGCACGTTCGCGTTTCATTGAAGAAATTTATTTTTCACAAATCGTGCTCATCGCATTGATTGGAATTATGATCGGGCTTGTTTTCGCGGCAATCATTCCCTTTGTGGCAAGTTTTGTCATTAGCCATTATTTACCGTTTTTCGGGCATGCGCATTTTTCACCATCCAGTCTCATCCTTGCAGTCATTTTTGCATTATTGACAGTTGCTGCCTTTGCTATTTTACCTTTATCCAGGGCCCGCTTTATTTCGGTAACCACGCTTCTTCGTCCTTTCGACATTTCGACAGTCAAAAAGTCGGATAAATCTGCGCAGCTCATTTCAGCAATATTGCTTCTCGTAACCGCAATTCTTGCAATCGCTACAGCCTCCGACAAAAAACTTGCTTTCATATTTATCATCGCAGTCATTATTGTCTTCCTGGTTTTAAGAGCGGTTTCCTCGACTATTATTTTTGTCGCGCGCAAATGCGCCCATGTCCATTCAACCGTTTTGCGCGTTGCTATAGCCAATATTTATCGGCCGCAATCCATTACCCCTTCGGTTGTACTGGCACTCGGGCTCGGTTTGACACTGCTTGTCACGCTTTCCACAATCGACAGCAATTTGAGATCGGAATTATCCGGTTCGGTTCCCGAAAAGGCTCCCGATTTCTTTTTTATGGATATTCTGAAAAGTGATGCAGACGATTTTTCAAACTTTTTGCATCATCAGGACCCATCGGGAAGTTTCAAGATCATGCCGACATTGCGCGCCCGTATCACAAAAATAAACGGTGAACCGGTAAAGAACAGAAAGGTAAAAGAAGAAAGTGAATGGGTGTTGCGCGGTGACCGGAATATTACCTATTCGGCGGCTATGCCGGAAAACACCGTGCTTTCGGAAGGCAAATGGTGGAAAAATGACACAAGTGATGCAATCGAGGTTTCTGTTTCCAAAAGGGAAGCAAACGGACTGTTTTTGAAACTTGATGATACCATCACTGTCAATGTATCGGGGCGGGAAATAACGGCCCGCATCACCAGTTTCCGTGATGTCGATTGGGATTCGTTCAATATGAATTTTGTGATGATTTTTTCTCCACAAGCTTTGCAAGCTGCACCACATGTTTATCTTGCAACTTTCAAAGCGGGGAAAAACCATAGCGTCGACGAAGCGGCATTGATGCGCGATATCGCGAAACGTTTCCCTTCAATTACGGTCGTACCGGTTCATCAGGTTCTTAATGACGCAAGAAAAATCGTTGATGAAATCGGTACTGCAATCCGTGCATCATCTGCGATAGCAATTCTTGCCGCAATTCTTGTTCTTGTCGGCACACTTTCGTCGACCAACAGGTCACGTATTCATGATGCAGTAGTCTTAAAAACCTTGGGCGCAACCCGCAAAATGCTCCTCAAGGCCTATCTTGCCGAATATATAATTCTCGGACTTGCGACGGCAATTTTTGCATTTGTTGCCGGAACAATAGCCGGCACGATGATTGGCCGCTATAAAATGGAGATAACCAATACCCATTTTTTCTTCAGCTCGGGTGTCATGGTCGTCCTTGCCGCGCTTATCCTCACAATCGGGTTCGGTCTCATTGGAACCTGGCATATTTTAAGTGAAAAGCCGTCCCGTTTTCTTAAAGAATTGTAA
- a CDS encoding Bax inhibitor-1/YccA family protein, whose amino-acid sequence MADFRNFRPTSVTEADASIDQGLRSYMLGVYNAMAIGLVITGIAAFVIASLATTSDPTPAVLPNGVRLSSFGVMFYTSPFAYVVMFAPLIAVFFLSFKIGSLSTSSARALFFVYAALVGLSLSSIILRYTPASITQTFFITAASFGALSLYGYTTKRDLTGMGSFLFMGLIGLLLAMVVNLFLGSNALQFAISIIGVLIFAGLTAYDTQTIKVMYYEGDAEETRGRKVVMGALTLYLDFINMFVFLLQFLGQNRNS is encoded by the coding sequence ATGGCTGATTTTAGAAACTTTCGCCCGACATCAGTTACCGAGGCCGATGCTTCCATTGACCAGGGACTGCGCAGTTATATGCTTGGCGTCTACAACGCGATGGCAATCGGGCTCGTTATAACAGGTATTGCAGCGTTTGTTATTGCTTCACTTGCAACAACAAGCGATCCGACACCTGCTGTATTACCCAATGGTGTCCGTCTGTCATCATTCGGTGTTATGTTCTATACCTCACCGTTTGCTTATGTTGTGATGTTTGCTCCGCTTATTGCAGTTTTCTTTTTAAGCTTCAAAATCGGGTCGTTGAGCACAAGTTCGGCACGCGCATTGTTTTTTGTCTATGCAGCACTCGTCGGTTTGTCGCTTTCGTCAATCATTTTGCGTTATACACCTGCAAGCATTACGCAGACATTCTTTATCACTGCGGCTTCTTTCGGTGCCCTCTCGCTCTATGGTTACACAACAAAACGCGATCTGACAGGCATGGGGTCTTTCCTCTTCATGGGGTTAATTGGCCTTCTACTTGCCATGGTTGTCAATTTGTTCCTTGGCTCGAATGCATTGCAATTTGCAATTTCGATTATCGGTGTTCTTATTTTTGCCGGTCTTACCGCTTATGACACACAGACAATCAAAGTTATGTATTATGAAGGCGATGCTGAAGAAACACGCGGCCGCAAGGTTGTTATGGGTGCTTTGACACTCTATCTCGACTTCATCAATATGTTCGTTTTCTTGTTGCAATTCCTCGGTCAGAATCGCAACTCCTAA